A single region of the Oreochromis niloticus isolate F11D_XX linkage group LG19, O_niloticus_UMD_NMBU, whole genome shotgun sequence genome encodes:
- the noto gene encoding homeobox protein notochord, producing MQVPNGPIRAYGYSVRNYAPASLHPHYQGGQCESKPPSGKSFTIEALLAKPEDTTSGRTSPAQCGVKYEPAPSALPFTGHVGLPIGPAPWVYSSPNVLHSAIHTQPGYSVYCYPPFTYQPSCRGALYAQAAMPKINVGLHSLKTKGGKSKRMRTSFTSEQLSRLEKEFARQQYMVGSERFLLASSLQLTEAQVKVWFQNRRIKWRKQSLEQQQAKLAKLGLAAPPKSPGSQGNGDEGDEDEEFSDSDVDIDVSDDSNEHC from the exons ATGCAGGTACCGAACGGGCCGATCAGAGCTTATGGATACTCCGTGCGTAATTACGCACCGGCGTCGCTGCACCCGCACTACCAGGGAGGGCAGTGCGAGTCGAAACCACCCAGTGGGAAATCTTTCACTATTGAGGCTTTGCTCGCCAAACCCGAGGACACAACCAGCGGCCGCACGAGTCCTGCCCAGTGCGGCGTGAAATACGAGCCAGCACCATCCGCCCTGCCTTTTACCGGACACGTAGGCTTACCGATAGGACCAGCACCGTGGGTCTACTCCTCACCCAACGTGTTACACTCAGCGATCCACACGCAACCTGGATATTCCGTCTACTGTTACCCACCTTTCACCTACCAGCCATCGTGTCGAGGCGCACTTTACGCTcaag CGGCAATGCCCAAAATCAATGTGGGGCTACATTCGCTCAAAACGAAAGGTGGGAAGTCAAAGAGGATGCGCACCAGCTTCACCAGCGAGCAGCTATCCCGCCTGGAGAAAGAGTTCGCCCGGCAGCAGTACATGGTCGGATCGGAGAGATTCCTCCTGGCGTCTTCTCTGCAGCTCACCGAAGCTcag gTCAAAGTCTGGTTTCAGAACAGACGCATCAAGTGGCGCAAACAGAGTCTGGAACAGCAGCAGGCCAAACTGGCCAAACTGGGCCTGGCCGCTCCACCGAAAAGCCCCGGATCTCAAGGGAACGGGGATGAGGGCGATGAGGATGAAGAATTCTCCGATTCGGATGTGGATATTGACGTATCTGACGACTCCAATGAGCACTGCTGA